The window GTTTAGGTTCGCTCACTTCTCCGAGCCGACCCGTCCCTTGGGGATGCTCCCGACGATTTCCATTTtgaagaggcagcgaagtCGCGGACCGCAGGAGTAGCCCTCCGGGAggaggggcgggcgcggggttTCTTCCCACTCGTCGATGATTGTGGAGCGCGACTCCACCGTGAAGGACGAAGACCGCAGACCGGCGACctgaggcgcggaggctgccgcggccgccgcgacgttCATGGTGCATGTGAGCAGATCGATGTCTCCCGCGCAGACCTTagcttcgctctcttccttagccgcacgcgcctccgtcTTCATCGGCGTGTCGAGGGTCCTGCaagggggcggggcggccgccgcgtcgccggtaGTCGACGAAGGCTTGCGAGTGTCCTCGGATTTCTGCTCCGAGGCTCCCTCGCTCTCGAAGCTCAGCCCCGCGTCCGCATCAAAAatctgcttcgtctgcagcagctgcgcagtcgccgccgcagagaccaGCCGCTTCTCTCCCAGAATGAACGGCGAGTCCAGGCCCTGCCCCGCGATCCACTCCTCGTTCTCGTCGCGCAGAAACTGAGGCGGAAACTCCACCCtgcagcgacagagagacgccagAGGACCGCGGTGAAGCCACACACAACGCGAGGCAAAAGAGGGCGCAGACACAGCCCCCTCAGAAGGGTCAGGCGACAGGTCGCGCACGACGGTTACACACGCGACATCGGCGCAGCGCAGGAGCAGCTTGGCGCTtcacgcagacggcgaacagATGTCTCATCCAGCACAGACGAAATAAGACATTCATCGCCTCAACTGACGTCGCGAACTGTCTCCCCACACCCCACGCGCACCAAGCACCACGTGGCAGTGAaggcgcgagaaaaaaccgAGCGGAAGTGGGATGCAATCTGCAGCTCTTCCCTTCTCGAAGCATCGCAGTTAAATCAGAGGCCCTACTCATTGTCAGCGAGACTTATGGGCTCAGACCGACACACActtcgagggagacgcgcttACTCGAGGTCATACACCTTGAAGGGAAGCATGAGGTGAATGGGTATTTCGAAAACGCCGAGGaggtcgtcgtcggcgaTCACGCCCAGCGTTGTGTCCCGGTTGAAGAGTTCGACTCGCAGAACGCTGTAGGGCTGATGAATCTGTCCCGCATGAAAAAGCAAcaggcacacacgcgcgtTGCAATATGCATGTCTGCCATGACGGCAGAAACAGACACTCAGACCTGGTGGCGCCGACAGGGAGACATCTCTCCAGgtatacagttctggatcgcggatcgTCTGAACAGAGATGATAGCCACTAAAAATGTGACGATAACGATAAATAGCCTAGCTATAATCTTTGTGTTTTAATGCCATTTGTTCCTGACAAGAGCTCTAGGTCTATTCGCATCCGCAAACACACGCAAAAACGCATCTATTCCAATCTGGAATAGATGCGTTTCTGTGTGTAGACACGGGAAACGGCTAAACGCCGTTTCTCGTGTCTTCCTATCCCACGTGGCCGGCTgacatatatacgtatttGGGGCGCGTACATGTACAAATATATACCGCAATAAAACTGAATAGACGCATCcacgcatgtgtgtgtgctaGGCTTCACATTCGCTGTCGAGCTACCGCGCGCCATGCCCTCTACACGTAGGCGCGAGACCTGCGTCTCATCACATTTGCCGGATTTCGGTCCCATCTCCGCGGCTCGAGACGCTGCCCGCGCTTTGGCGAGAACGGGAAACTCGTACCTGAACCTCAATGCGTTCGTTGAAAATCGTGTTTGGCAggcgcgcttcttccttttcGCCGCTCACGACCGCAGCGGTATCGTTCAGGCCTTCGGGAGAGATGTTGAGAACTCCGCTGCGGTAGACCGGCACGCCGTTGAGGCTGACGCGAACTGCGAAAAATGCGAACAAGGCGTGGACACACACACGTTCACATGACATAGATGAGCGATGTCCCCACCGCAGACAAGAGGACAGCACTGCGAGAGCCCCGCCAATCGTTTGAGCCCAAATCGGCGCGATGCATCACGTAACATTCAACAGATGCCTCTCGGGAGGCACACGAATGCGAAAAAAGTGGAGGATAAAGGCGCAACAAACACGGCACGGTCACCGCAGGGCCAAGAGGTTTTCACCGCTGCAGATcagcgcgtgtgtgcgctcAAACTGCGGAGTGAACAAAAACTGCTGCTGCCCGCAGGtggcacacacacacgcagggAAGCAGCGAAAATTCGCCTTTCGAATCGTCAACCAAAGAGTCGCTCATCGCGACTcgtctagggtttagggtcgCTCATAACGCCGCTTcatggcgccgccgccacagaCAGTCCTATCGCTCTGTGCACACAAATGCAGGCGCAAGAGGGAACAAAGTCGCAAGAAGAGTCATAAGCCGGCGTGGATGAGCAGGATCGACGTCTCTGCGGTCTCACCGTATCCTCTTGAAGGTGCGAGGCTGCTGACAGTGAAGTCGCGACGGCCGACGTGAGTCAGaccgctctcctctctctccttggCGTCTTTGTTGCCCGTGGTAATAAACTGCGAAGCGTCAATGCCCTCTTCGGCGACGTCGGTCACTTCTGGGAGCAGGTAAGCGAGGAGAATCTGCAGGCGGCCGTAGCCCTCCTAAAAAACGCACACATGCGTGTACCGAGAGCGAAAAAACAAAGTTCACAGAAACACGCGATTGGCTGCGGCGTATCGCGCGTCAGCGGCCGTATCGCCGGCCGCTGACGCACAACCTCGCACTCGGGGTCATGTGACACGGACCCACAAACGGATACATGTGTATCTATATGCAGAGAAGCGTATCCGTTGAGGAGGTAATAGGCGGGAATATCACTTCCCCAGTCATACCGAGGGCACGCGCTGTGAACGCATGGCTTGTGGACTTCAACCATACATCATAAAACTATGAAATATACGTATATAAGTATACATATTAGAATATGGACGTATGCGTCATCTGTTGCTTTGCGACTTCTTACCACGATGAGGCCGTCAGCAGCCTCCTCAGGGTGCGCGAGGCACTTCCACCAGCTGAAGCGCTCGAGCTCGTGGGCCTCTGAGGGAATGCGCAGATCTTGGTTCAGCGCACTCATCGACGTTTTCGCCGCCATCACCAGCCGGTGACCGATCGGCAGGACGACTGGCGCAGAGGTCGCGGAGGAGTTCGGCGCTGTGCAGAAGAGCTGCTTGTGCATGCTCCCTTTGCGGTTGGCCTCTCTCTTCGATGGCGACGACACCATTTTGAACCAAAAAAAGGGTTTCCAGTCTGAGCAAAATGCTACGcgtcgcgaggaggaggagggggcaCGGCAGGGGGGTGGTGGAGACGCACTCCCTGTCACTTCGGGCAATGAACACGCGGCACAAGCGGGATCGCAGAAAACGCGAATGCGAGCGAGCCAGGGAGACTCCCGACGCCGGCAatcgaagaggagagcgTTTGCTTTGAAAACGAACTGGAGACTCGCAGCCTTGCACGAAGAAGCAACGAAAGAGCTTAATCAAACCGCACGTGACCCTAAaccgcacgcagaggcgacggcgtcggggctgccgcagaggcacTCTCTGGCGCTGCTTACAAAGAAGCGAGCTCAGGCGCAGTCAACTACGATATCACCGAAGCAACACTACGACAACACAGTCCCTCAGAATCAAGCTCGTGGCAGCGACTCGAGCACAGCAGAACCAAGATACACAAGAATGAACCAACGATTCCAGCAGTGTGTGACCGGGCGAACTGATACGCACACCACCAGATCGCGTAGGCCGGTCGCTCATGGATCCGAGGCGAACTCCGATGACGGATTCATATGCTAGCCGTCTCTATCCAGCGGTCTGACGCACAGGCTTTTTTCACGGCAAAAAACGCGCGACTAGCTCGCAGAACGCTATCAGCAGCGCATCATcccgctgcccgcctccgcagcccaGGAGctcggcgggcgctgctTGCGCAAGAGAGAGATGATGACTCCTCAATTAGGGAACGACTGGATCTCGAGAGACGGGGCTTTGCCGGCCGAGTCGTTACCGAGGGCCGCTGCGGAAGAAAGCGTCTGTTTCGCTCAGTTTCACGCGCCGGGTGTAATGCACAAGTCCTGAGCGAGTCGGAGAGCGACGTATGACAGATGCTGAGACTAGACACTGGAGGAACGCGAACACTTGAGTCAAAGACGCGACGAGATCGGACAGAGACAGCAAAGCTTCTTTGCTGCGACAAAACGAAGGCAAGCCAGCAGTGGACGGCCTcaaccgcggcggcgacaccgtgcagcggcgggcgacgaagcTCGCCGCGCTTTCCTCGACGAGCAGGTGAAACTAGCCTGCGTAGGTTGGTTGCTATCGCGCGGCTTTATTTTGAAAGTTTTTTTTGGGAGAGGGCAGTGTAAGCGCGGTCTCTCGCTATGGCGCGGCCCCGGTTACAAGTTCTGGAAGGGGCGTGCATGTAGTAGCCATTGGGCCGGGCATGCACATGGTGGTGTTTACGGTGCTTGTCTCTTGCAGGTGACTGCGCTGCGTCCCGCGAATTGGAAACACGCTTCCAGCTCAAACGTTTTTCGTTCCGTGCCAAAAGAGAACCGGATATAAACACGCGAACTCGTGGAACGGGCGTGGCACACCACGGTGGCACGCCTGAGGAGGGAGCACTCGTGGACTGCAGACACCTTAAGACAAAAGCGCAATGCTACACGTCCGTTTTGTTCGCTGTCACACCGTACGGGTAACAGGCTTAGCTTTATGTATATGCGTTGCGAAGTTAGGCAGTCGATTTCGAAGGGGCAGTCTTCATGGAGCTCTCACGGGTGTGAGGATCTAGAACGTCTTTCGGATGCCGTGTGAAAGGATGCGGGACGCGGGCATTCAAATAACTCAGCACAGAATCGTCCACCGTTTTGCGCAGAGGCTTCCATGAAGCAGTAGACCAGCTCGAAGTGGAAGGTAAGCCAGTGTCCGTGCTAGCTGAAGATACCATACAAATGCCCACGGTCCTGACGGCCACGCCTCCTGTGAAACGCGAAGCCTCTCACCCAGATCGCCCGACGTGTGTGGTGGCTTCCCGTGTCAAAGATACACGGCGCATCCTTCGGGGTAGTTTTTCCTCGAAACTCCCTCATGGTGAGGACCAGGTAGTGCCTCACGTTCTCACTATGGTCAGTGGATGAAGGGAATGCCCTACGGGCGAGGGCAAGGGGATCACAAGCCACTCGTCTGTGTCGTACGGTAGGTAATATAGCAGCCCCAAAACCACGTTGATAACGCCCGTTTTGCACGAATATCAATTTGGACACCGTCAACACGGTTGTGCTTCTTCGGTTGTGCGCAAGCAGGTCCGTTCCTGTGTTGCTTTCCCCGTTTCCGTCTGCTGGTACCAGATCCGTATAACTGATTGAACACCCCGGAGTTACCAGAGGGAATGATACAGGTCTGTTCGTCGTGACGGGTAAGTAACAAGACGTAGATCGGGGCCGACAGGTCAACAGCAGCTATGACTAGGTCAACACGTGTGCGATTTTTCCGAAGAGCATTAGCATTCGGGCTGTGCTTCCCACGTGCTGGCGCTGTGTGGCTGCCTGCTTTCCGGCGGTCTGCAAGCTCGAAGGCCTGACCTTCGCAAAAGGGCATGCTGGCTAGATGGTTGCGCACCTTGGTCCACGGAGTTCTGCAGGTGGACTATCTTCAGGGACTGCACAGTGGAAAATCGAAAAAAGCCCTGGTTTCTCTCGGATATCTTGCCTTTCCGTTGTACTCGCGACGGCCGGTCTGCATGCCGCCTATTTTTGGCTCGCCACACAGCCACCGACTCAACGGGTCAATCTAcaacagagaaaaagactAAATTAGCACCCCGGTGGGAATGTCCTGCAAGTTTACCGACTCCGTTGTGCAGTCGTTCCGTTTTTTGGTTTTTGCCAAATGTCGCGTGTTTTGATTGCAACAGGAGCCCTGACGGCACTGAGCTTCTGTGGCTGCGGCCTAGGCCTCGGCTCGCGGCTAGGCGCTCTGGTAGGCTGTTCGCCAGCACCCtcggagagaagaaagaggggTGGAACGCAGGATGTAGACCGGGAGGAAACAGAGTTGACGAGCGGCAAGCCAGACAGTCTGCCAAAGTCGCTCGTACAAACGTTTGGAGCAGCGGGTGTTGCCGTGGCGCTCTTCAAAGGCGGTGATATGATCGAGACAGGCGCTCGAACGTCTTGGTCTCTTGGCGCAGACAACATGCCTCGAAACTTGGTTGATCTATCAACTGTGATGAAGTTTCTCGCAGGCATTACATTGGGGTGGCAGGCGGCTCGTCTGGTAAAAGGCTTTTTCCGGTCGGGTGAGAGCACCGACCCTTCCGTCTTGCAGCAAGACGATGAGCTCGTCTATGAGACGCTCATACGGGAACAAGGCGGAATAACACCTGCAGACGACCCTCTGGTGAAGTCAACAACTGCGGGGCTTACTCTTGTACTCCTGGGCGGCGGGATGGTCGGTGCGCTATATAGCCGCATTCCGGAAAGCAGTTTCGACGATGTTTTGTGGAACACAAGAATGAATGTAGCAGCATCGTTAATGGGGGGCGCTGGCCTGGGTGTCGTCTTGCGGACAGGGGGGGAGCTGCTGTCGTAATCCAGACTACTCAGCGCAACCTCTTTTCGCCACACACAGCATTACCTATCGTGGTGCCTCGGACGTACTGATGGGTAGAGGCTACTGTCAGAAACCGGAGAATTTCCTTGTCTCCGTTCTGCTGTCGCCAGTTCCCTGTTGGTTGCGAATGGCCTGCCATATGCGCAGAGCCGTTACTTGATGTATATGCCTCATTGCAGCACACGCCGTGGGGAGAAATGTCAAGTAAACCTGCAAACGCAACCTCTGATTTTTGTGGCCAAGTGAGTTGGCAGGCCATATATATGTCGTGAAGGTACATCGTTTCCGGGTTGCCCCGCTGAAACAGCCACGGCCCCCCGCCAACGTGAAGAGGCCCGTATTCTGTTTTCGTatgggcggcgacgctgctACCAGATCCGCTGTCTGCTGTTGGCGCGAAAGGCTGCTGATGGAGGTGGGGGCCTCACGTGTACGCAGAGAGACGGTCTGACCGCTGTCACTGCTCCATCGCCACGATGTGCCGCCAGTGCTGACGCAGCACACCAGGCCAAATCTCCGCGTCGTTTGCCACACCATAGCTCTCACAACTGCGTGTCGCGCTGCAGTTGACAGTAGCAGCACGATCATCCAAGCATTGACTCCGTACTGCTCCTGAGGCTGCACTACAAGATTGCGGCTTTGCCGTGGTTTCGATACAGCGTTGTATCAATTGAATGATGCCGTCATGTTTGAGCCCAGCGCATCCACAGGTCCAGCACGACATGAACCCCGAGACTCAGTGGAAACAGGACGTGGCTGACGTGCGGCGAAAATTCCCCCGCCTCGCAGTTTCCGCGTGATGCAGTGGTAATTTAGGACGTGCATCGTGGCACACTATCACATAAACTCTGGGTAGATGGTTGGAACAGTAGATGAACGACACACAACCACGGCTTACCATGCCGAAAGAGCCTGTGCGTCCGAACAGTTTCATTGCTTTTAGGTCAGTTCTGTGGTATGATGATTAGTTGAAAAAACGTGCACCTACTCCACGCCTGAGCACTGATGTTACACCAAATCTCTCCCCGTTTCATGTTACTACAGTCACAGGGTCCAGTGCGGACGTGACGTCGGTGTGTGCCGTATGTGTTGCGCGAGACCAGTACTTCATCTCACCCGCCAGCTTAGTGAAGCGAAACCGAATGCAGAGCCAGCTTCCCACCTACACCGTTGTGCCGCTGAAATACAAGGAATATCCTTCAAGTCACTTCACTGGTATACATGACAAGCATCTGATACCGTTGCAACATGTCGAGCGACCTTCCTGCTGCGACTACTGCACAGGGGACCTCATGCCGCCAAACGCGCAGAATAGCACGCCGTATTTTCCGCGTGAGAGGACCTCAGGAACCGCCCTGCTGTGCCAGTTGGCAAGCTTGACACTACAGATGAGCCGTGTTGTGGCTGCCGGTGTTCGAGGCTCTCCGCAGACTCGGCACATGTTTCTTTGCGATTGCATGCAATATACAGGCTCGGCGAGCTTGTGCCGGGCGGCCAAATTCTGAGGTTGCTTCGAACGATCAGAAGTCCACTCGGAAACTCTCCGTCTCGATAAAATACAACCTTTCCTCCTGAACCACTAGGATATTTCGGTGATCGACATTTCCCATGCCAACCGTGGAAACGGATGTCTAACACcggcccgccgcctcttgcGTGCCAGTTGCTGACTGCTTGCAGAATCTTCAGTACAGCTTCCCTTGTCCTACTTGCCTCTATTCTCTTTCGTTTTTCGCAGTCTTTCGGAACAGCTGTGCTTTCGGAGTTCGTTTGAGTCTCGAAGCCTCTCGTACTCCGCGTGCAGCATGTTGACGGATAGCAGCGGGAAAGGCGGGCGATCGGGCTGTAGATGCAGGTCTGGACTGCCGTCTTACGGTTCCTTGTAGAAACGAACTATATGCGTATTTCAAGCGTGTCCCGTGTCTATCGCATTCGCGAACTACCGGAAGAATTGTTTTCTCAGCCTGCAGGCACCGTGCTCACTCCGCTGTCCGCCGTTGCCCGGCACGCACCGCCGAAGAATCGATGGAACTATTTGCGCTGCGAGTCTGATGCCCATGCAAGTAAATAGCTGCCGGCCTTCGATCTCATCTCGTTCAGGTGAGCGAGCACCTCCCCTGCATTTGACTAGTAATGCAAAGGGAAGTCACGTTGCCTCTGCCTTTGAGTGACTGTAATCGGGAGCCGCCTGCCCTCTCGGCCTGGCGAAAAGCATGCTCGCGTTCCCTTTCAAGCAGCCCTTGCTCAGGGCGCCGACCAATGTCCGTTGATTTCTTCGAGAGTCCCAGAGTGAAGAGCAAGCCACTCGTCTTGCGCTCTTTTATCCCCTCTTCTGAACCCAAACACCGCTCGCACGAAACACACCAACCTTCGCGCTGCTACCTTCATCTCTTGGCTGATGTATTCGGCTCCTGCTTCCATCTAGTCTCCTGTACCTGAAGAGACGGTTCAGAGGGGTCTGCGCGGGCTCGCTCTGTCCCAATCCTTGTTTGTCTTCAACCCT is drawn from Besnoitia besnoiti strain Bb-Ger1 chromosome VI, whole genome shotgun sequence and contains these coding sequences:
- a CDS encoding hypothetical protein (encoded by transcript BESB_065980) — translated: MVSSPSKREANRKGSMHKQLFCTAPNSSATSAPVVLPIGHRLVMAAKTSMSALNQDLRIPSEAHELERFSWWKCLAHPEEAADGLIVEGYGRLQILLAYLLPEVTDVAEEGIDASQFITTGNKDAKEREESGLTHVGRRDFTVSSLAPSRGYVRVSLNGVPVYRSGVLNISPEGLNDTAAVVSGEKEEARLPNTIFNERIEVQIHQPYSVLRVELFNRDTTLGVIADDDLLGVFEIPIHLMLPFKVYDLEVEFPPQFLRDENEEWIAGQGLDSPFILGEKRLVSAAATAQLLQTKQIFDADAGLSFESEGASEQKSEDTRKPSSTTGDAAAAPPPCRTLDTPMKTEARAAKEESEAKVCAGDIDLLTCTMNVAAAAAASAPQVAGLRSSSFTVESRSTIIDEWEETPRPPLLPEGYSCGPRLRCLFKMEIVGSIPKGRVGSEKKPGSYVSEMCALALPVIDSADEASLPPLNFRKLWHDIKRLKYLTWACVLNSLVHSVAAIPAWEHPFVSGCCLAGVLLATLQPQMSFALLFLLLGILCLMLSLTPLSNTTEAAIAAASVLSDAKRKPPAAALGPDSKLGPATDKGKEGDAKGRGPSSLQAFEDQQQSDEATMEDSLLKSLLSSAVPQTLHVQIRQAHKTLLKVTAAVLHFHEKLRKRREMVVGMLWLLSILSFYRPNIAGMALRYGCGGAAVLLLIHRMPGLSLCLRFLLVVFAYLRLLHQRRTRQNLVAAPFSPSV
- a CDS encoding hypothetical protein (encoded by transcript BESB_065990) → MSRVLIATGALTALSFCGCGLGLGSRLGALVGCSPAPSERRKRGGTQDVDREETELTSGKPDSLPKSLVQTFGAAGVAVALFKGGDMIETGARTSWSLGADNMPRNLVDLSTVMKFLAGITLGWQAARLVKGFFRSGESTDPSVLQQDDELVYETLIREQGGITPADDPLVKSTTAGLTLVLLGGGMVGALYSRIPESSFDDVLWNTRMNVAASLMGGAGLGVVLRTGGELLS